The stretch of DNA ACCCCTCGCTCAAGCCACAACAATGTCACTTTTGGTAGAACGGTCACAAATGTTGGATCAGCTACATCCACATATAAGGCCACAATAAGTGCACATCCATCTTCTTTAAACGTGGAAGTAGTGCCAAATGTTTTGACCTTCTCATCGTTGGGTCAGAAGCTGTCCTTTACCCTTAGGATTGAAGGAAGCATTAATGCAgactttgtttctttttccttGATTTGGGATGATGGCACTTTCAAGGCAAGGAGTCCCGTTGTTGTTTATGTTCCATAAATTTAACAGCCTAATAGTGTAATGAACTATCCAACAACGGTTTATTGAGATTGCGATACGCTATACATGATTCATAGTCCATAATCacgaaatttaaaaactaaaacagCGTCTTACATATTCAAATTGGCCATTGATCACACTATGTATACAAAACTAACTGTTAAAAAACAGAAATCTACAAAATAGGaattaaattagtaatagaAGACAGAAACGTTTCATactaaaaaccaaaaaaaaaatgacaaaagcTTTTCTGTCTATGCTCCTGAAAACCCCATCAACATTAGGAAATGGCTTCATCAAGAGTGATAGAATTcgttttatattataataatgtatatattatttatatctgTATTACAATAatagtatatattaaaatatatatattataacgataatatataataattattatatgcataaggatattataataattaaatatatatatatatatatatatatatttatttatttaatatttatattttaatattaataatagttattattataattattataataatttgtattatataataatagtattattattataatatttgtattattattattaatggaaaatacaaatttaaataaatttggtaaatgaattaattatataaaattaaataaatttaaatagaactaaaaatattttgtttattaaactatatttttctgattttaaaaataattttaatttcattttaatatcattttttatttatattaaaggataaaaattgtaattaaataatttaattatataaaaaaaatttattaaattttttcgATGACAtcatatttaaacttttacaaattttaactcATATCCACtgaaatcatattatttttatatctacaAGTCAACAGAAATTCATTTCCCAACTCTACACTGTATGCCAAACACAAcataaaagtcaaataattcaaattatattattaagcaTGACCGTTAGAGAATGTTaaagtttttttgtttaaaagtttacgaaattaattttttttccttaattataaattaaatgcgAAAAGAGTGGACCATGGTTGCATCCTATGATGTACAGACACGATACGTGTATAGGATACGACACGTATCTCGtggatatgtttatttttaaaataataggatacgatacgatacgtgatagatacatgatatatatgaataatgaaaagtgtacaataattcttacaaacataataaatatatgattgttaatgtgtgaatccaaattttctaattagaaaccaattattttggtagtcaaaaccttgtagctaatgttaatgaccaatttaataatcaattcatcattgaaactattttagttatcaatttagagaccgattataattttttgaaactattttagttgtcaattttgtcactatatagtgactaattattttttgtcactaaaattggtcattattcaaaaattttattgtaGTATACTACTATATAAATGAGatactttattgataaatatagtTAAAGTATCATAAAGTATCAGATACAATACATGTCAAATACAGATACGTGACACAAGTTGAAGTATCGGTGTATCAAAATTGTGGCTATAAAAGGAGAGAAAGTTTCTGTGTATTCTCATCCTTTCTCACTCAACACACATATACGCCAATGGTCGGATGAAGTGAGTATGTCCCTTCTCTATTCCTATTTCTAATTCCTTACTGCtttatatctttttctttcttccaataactttttattgtcttcttcttttatttataagaatGCTCTACTTCCCTTCTTTCATACAAAAGATTGTGTAACAAGGTTAAAATTCCGGCTACCTTGATTTAAGAATTGAAAACCTACTCAATAAACCATCACAAACCATCAcaagattttttatatttttcaaaccaTGCAAATCGGTTCAGTAAGTGGTCTTACTTGAAAAGTGACCCAAAACTGtaaaatctataatatatattcttatattattttttattcagtattttaattatttaatacaaaGTTATTTAACCTTTagcataattattttattacgaatttgtaactataattatataatatttgacaACATTTAAtaggaaatattttaatttaaattcatttcttaTTAATTCTTAAGTCAAAATAATTGTTCAACAGTACATAATaagattattttgattttagaaataatgacataaaattgcagacattttttttattaaaaacttggactattttcatttcaaaatgaatCAAATGATATATAATAGCTTACTCTTAATTTGGGTAAACATTAAGCGTTAACATTATCCCTAATTAATTTTATCGGTTtacttttcattattattattattttagaatagtTTACCCGTAACATCACTGTTACTCTACCTGTGCTGTGCGTTATTGTCGGTAGAACCGTCAAAACCGGTTATCGAGTCCCGTCCACTAATGCTTAGTTTAGTGAGAACCTAATTTggttcattaaataaaaaatatttaaatttaatctggTTTTTATAGATTAAAGGAGTTAACTCACTCACTCACTTAATcgtaaaaaatacaatttattttttctttcattccaaaaaaactaaattttaattgtaattaaaatctaaataaattttattaaaattcaaatacaattcaaaataatgttcaaccccaaatacaaaatcataaaaatattatgtttgcaTTTGTCAACccaatatatttgttaaaaaaagatAGTACATATTGAACTACGAATTCAACTCAGATAAATCAGACCAAAAATTAATtcgtattaaaattttaaaaaaaaattcaactaaaTCCAACTCGAACCAAACTAGACCACAAAGACCCATTTTGATAGTTTTAACAGTTGATTTAGTCCTTTGTTATGCATTTagtattaaatttattgttcaATATACCAAACATTGAATTTTGTACTTTTGAATGCACTTCCTTAATACCATACTTTAATAATACCATGTTCTGctttaatttataacttttatttttgttgtagttttatatttatgacaattaaattttgtgatatctaattaagataaaattgatGAAGTTTTAAGCatttaattaaaacatacaatatcaatgaattataaatttaagtcaCATTTAAAGttgacattatttttaaataaaactttataaataataaatatatggagATGCTAACCGGTGTCTTAAAGACATCTTTAAGGTGTAATtgattaacatttaaatttgtaaaaattcatagataaatgtaatatttaataGATTATGATCTTAATAATCATtagtgtatttttattttatttagaagataaaaatatctaaatatctaattgataatttctttgatacataaaaaaagttaaagaataattaaacaataaatataatatttaatgttattaaaaattgaaatgtaattaaatataaaaaatagaacattgttttttttaaaaaagaaaacaatattatgttaattattttgtatcttctttattaaaaagaaaacaaacaaaatgtattttttgttaatttaattttttttacatctaattatattttaatttttaacaacattaaaatataactattttattacttattttttaattttttttagtgtgtaataaataaatgatcaaGAGTTATATAATGGTTATAGGCAATTTTATTCTCCGAACAAAGCAAAATTGTATTActcatatcaaaatttatttaatattacatttctctaacaacttttacaaaattcaattttcattGATTTCACTTTAAACGAGACCTAAATGTATATTAGTTCAACTTTTTATCTATTCTATATTATAAAGAGGATTCTTCATGATGTTGTACATATTATTTTTCGAAGTTTATCTTTTATCAActttaccttttatttttatttaaatttaattaatatttttaaattcaacgatttatttttaaatttagggttaaatatgtttttggtccctcaagtttcagtaaattttCGAATTAGTCCTTCTATGAAACTTTATGGCAATTTAGtacttcatctttagaaatacgtggatttggtcatttttactaaattttgttaggtttatttgacattttaaacgtattttatgataatatttaagttaatattgaagcgaaaatgtgtcaaacggtataaacaattcaaatattatcatgaaatgcgcttgaaacatcagataaacttaacaaaattttgttaaaagaactaaattcacgcatttttaaatatgaatgactaaattggtcaaaatttttgaagagggactaattcaaAATTCCActtaaacttgagggaccaaaaacatatttaatccttaaatttaatcagttttaaactaaaataactatttataataaaaaattgcatTCAAAATGAATGCAAACTatctacaataaaattataaaaatatttatacttttttaataattataatcttattattcctttttatcataaaaaaaataaacacatcacATGTGTCAACCACAATAATTGACAAAAAGAAAtcaataatctaaaaataaataaaaaaatcacaaaaccAACCTTTTAGTACATTGTAATTTTCTTCGAAAGCGACCCGTTATGCATTagtaatttgtaatatatattaaaattacttttttgtgCAGATTAGTATGGTGTTCTTCTTATTAATGTATATGTCTATATGTTtgtctttactttttttaacaTCATTGTTTATGTTTTCATTCCAAATTTGCTATTTATATGACTTTATGAATACTTCTATTTACAATTTCCATTGTGCAATGTGTTTCAAATGCACACTTACTATAGTATGTTAATAGTAATAAAGTTAGTGGCATTTCAGATTTACTAAGACATTAAATTTACTCACAGGTTGAAAGAGGTTGAAAACACATTCATCGTTTTAGTGAAGATTACTAAAGATGAACACTTTAGGGTTTTCGCATCTCCTCCAAATTCTTACATGCATTCTGCTACTCACTCCGTCATTTTCTAAAGATGATCGAAAGGTAAATAACATATAAGCAATATCCTTCTGCAATAAATTACTCTTCTTGCAACATATATATCCCATATACTTTTGCAAACACATACTTCATCTATATCTTCTAAGTGTGTACAAACTTCAGAAACTATATCTTTCCATAAATATTACTCTTAGGttcttatattattatgattttttaaacaattctaATGATACTGTCTTTTTTAAAAGAATGTTGGATTTCTTTCAAGTTAAGAAGAGCTTTGGATTATTGGTCCGCATAACATGCTTTTCAGTGTCCCTTCTAATTTATATATCCTACACGTAACTCTTTGCTTCTCTAACTTTATACACGCAACTTTGCTTCTTTTATCAATGTACTCAAATCACAAAGTTTTGAAACACTTGTCGGTTTTAATCCGAAATAGAGAATGTCACATTTAACATTTTATCATTCATGCATAACCAAGCATTTGATTGTGCTATACTACAAATTTTCTCAGTATCAATCTTATCTTGTTTAAATCTTGTGTTATTTCTATGCTTTCAAGCATGTCCATTACTTATCCATAATACTTTTTagactttattttgtttttcatttagactaaatagataaaaatgtaCACAAGATAGATTATGATCGACAAAACTATAATACCTACCTACTTATCACATAGACCTAATCTGACCTAACATATTATTAACGCTTTTCCTATTTGCTTACATAAATCATATAAGTTATTTATTTCCACTCCAATCTCTTTATGGGTTAAATTTAGCTTTGTTTGGATTTCATTGATCAGcactttatatttaatttatgttgttGGTACTCTAATTTAATACAGATTTACATAGTCTACATGGGCGAACATCCGAAGGGCATAGAACGCACAGAATCACTTCATACTACTATGCTTCAAAGTGTCATCACCAGGTCACATATTATCACACAATTCTTGATCCCAGTTTTTATTATTCGCTTCTAAAATAAGTttgattaaaattcaaaatggtATCCATGTAGCAAAGTTGCACCAGATACTTTGGTGCACAACTACAAGAGTTTCAATGGATTTGTGGCCAGGCTGACCAAAGAAGAATCAGAAAGAATGAAAGGTAGTTTTAATATGATTGTGAATCTATAACTATGATGTAtacatttttgtgaaaaatttgGAATGTTTGGCAGGAATGGATGATGTGGTTTCTGTTATTCCAAACAGAGTCCACAGTATCCAAACATCAAGGTCCTGGAACTTCATTGGCTTCCCTGAAAATGTGCAAAGATCAAAGGTAGAAAGTAACGTAATTGTTGGAGTACTGGATACTGGAATTTGGCCTAATTCCTCAAGCTTCACCGACGGAGGTTTTGGTCCACCACCACAGAAATGGAAAGGAACATGCCAAAACTTCACTTGCAATAAGTAAGTTATGTTTGGTATAACATGCTACAACACATATAAATAAGAGTATGTCTggtttattaaaagataaaactaaCCATTGATTAACTGATGATGAATGCTTGGTTCATGATTTATTTGTAGCAAAATAATTGGAGCAAAATATATTCGTCTTGATAGTGATTTCGACAAAGACGACATCATATCTCCAATTGATACGATTGGTCACGGGTCTCACACGGCATCCACTGCTGCTGGAAACTCTGTTAAAAATGCAAATCTGTTTGGGCTTGGCGTAGGAACAACAAGAGGAGGAGTTCCATCAGCACGCATTGCTATGTATAAAGTGTGTTGGAAGAGTGGTTGTAAAACCGCTGACATTCTTGCAGGATTTGATGCAGCCATTATTGATGGTGTTGACATTATATCTGTTTCAATTGGACCTAGTGAAGTCACGTTGAtcaattattttgatgatgtacatgcaataGGAGCCTTCCATGCAATGAAGAGAGGCATATTAACTTCTAAATCTGCGGGCAATGCGGGTCCAAGGCGTTCCACAACTACAAATACTGCACCCTGGATGATTTCTGTGGCTGCCACCACTATAGACAGAAAGTTTTTCACCAAACTCCACCTGGGCAATGGCCAAATGTTCCAGGTAGTTAACcttttaaattacttattttttaaaatattaaaagagaaaCATAAAAGATTTCCCTCAACTTATATGCAGGGATTCTCATTGAATACGTTTAGtccaacaaaaaaaagttatccTTTAATTTATGCGGGAGATGCACCAGCTGCTGGATTTAATAGTTCCACATCCAGGTACCAACATTTACcaataaatctttttaattatcgGGTTAAATTTCTTttggttttctttctttatttataaaactttgTTCTGGGAAAAAGTTACAATTCTCCTCTACCGGTACAAATGGAAGAGAGTTCAGAATTAACGTGAATTGTTAAGGCCAGAAAATATGTCCTCTCCTAGCCATGGGaatgtgttgtttatttatagAGCAACAAAGTGTATAAAGGATATTTCTTCCctaaaaaaaaaggattttgCCCTTATAACAATCTTCTACTCCTATCCATGTGACTAGGGTTGCGGTTGACCTTCTCACTACTTTGTTGAATGCTGATATTTATCTCAGGGTACGGGCTCTTTGATACATTCTGACCCTAGTCTAAGATCTGCTATGATCGTTCAATAGATTCCTCTATGATGGGTTGCGGGACCTCGGTTACCGACGTAGGGATGTTGAGTGAGATTTAATCTACGGGAGTACCTCGTCCTCTAACCTAACTGTTTTCTAAGCAGCTTGTTCTTTGACCTAACTGCCTTCTAGGCAACATGTTCTCCGACATAGTTGTCGTTTAGGCAACTCGTCGTCTGACCTTATTATTTGAGTAGTTTTGTTACCAATCTTCCCCTCTATTACAACTCAAAATTCCATTCTAACATCAGCATTGCTTAGGTATTGCCGTGGAAATTCTTTGGATACAGCTAAGGTGAAACGGAAAATTGTTTTGTGCGATGGCTATTCTTCTTCTCCATATGTAGGATTTGCTTCTGGGGCTGCTGGTCTTATATTCAGTAGTACATTGAATTTACTTACGGGAGAAATATTTGCATTGCCAGCAATTCACATTAGCGCAAGTGATGGGAGTTCCGTATCTTCTTATTTAAAGTCAACACGGTACAAAACTTTTCCTCAAGATCATACATAAGTGCTGTGTAATTTTGTCCAATTAGTCTTCAATTATCTGATTTATATGTCATGACACCGATTATTGTAGTAATCCAGAGGCTACCATATCCAAGAGTTTCGAAGAAAAAGATTCATCAGCCCTTTACGTGGCTCCTTTCTCCTCAAGAGGTCCAAATATGGTCACTCCAAACATTCTTAAGGTAACATCGTGCATGCTACAATGTAACATCATGCATATATTTGCTTATATCTAAGTTTTGTGTTGATGGTGTAGCCTGATATAGCAGCTCCAGGAGTTGACATTTTGGCTTCATGGTCTGCGCTTTCTTCAATTTCTGGTGTTAAAGGAGATAAAAGAGTATCCAATTTGAATATAGTATCTGGAACTTCAATGGCATGTCCTCATGTTACTGGAGCAGCTGCTTACGTCAAATCATTTCATCCCCACTGGTCTCCTGCTGCAATCAAATCCGCGTTGATGACAACCggtaattatataatataatgtactTATCAACCTCTGCATACTATAACCCTTCAAagaattaattaagtttaaatttataaacatgaAGAGAAATTATGATAGCCTAAAACCATATGCACTAACACCTTAAACATTTCTGtcggaaaaaaaattagattaacttcaattattttattgtacAACTTAATTAATAGTTAAGGACCAAATTTGTTGGTTGATTATTTGCAGCTACCCCTATGAATCCTGCACGTAATCCAGACGCTGAATTTGCTTACGGTGCGGGCCAAATCAATCCTTTGAAGGCAGTAAATCCTGGATTAGTTTATGATGCTGGTGAAAATGATTATATTAGTTTTCTGTGTGGACAAGGTTACAATTCATCATCGCTGCAAAAAGTTACAGGAGATAAGAGCACTTGTACATCAGCAAATAAAGGATCGGTTTTGGACCTTAATCTGCCGTCTTTTACTCTATCAACCCCTCGCTCAAGCCACAACAATGTCACTTTTGGTAGAACGGTCACAAATGTTGGATCAGCTACATCCACATATAAGGCCACAATAAGTGCACATCCATCTTCTTTAAACGTGGAAGTAGTGCCAAATGTTTTGACCTTCTCATCGTTGGGTCAGAAGCTGTCCTTTACCCTTAGGATTGAAGGAAGCATTAATGCAgactttgtttctttttccttGATTTGGGATGATGGCACTTTCAAGGTGAGGAGTCCCGTTGTTGTTTATGTTCCATAAATTATATagtctaatatatatatatatatatatatatatatatatatatatatatatatatatatatatatatatatatatatatatatatatatatatatatatatatatatatatatatatatatatatatatagtgaaaGTGAACTATTTAATAACGATTTATTAAGGTGGCGATGTGATATACATGATTTAGAGTCCAcattcacaaaattaaaaataaaacaaagtctTACATATTCAAATTGCGCACATGATTtagactttttttcttttcaattggtTTGTAGAGAcagatttcattttcttttggtGTTTGGCCTAAGTTATGTTGGTTATAGATGTATCGTTTGTTCTCAACTTATTCACAGAGGATtatgatttttaacaattttatttttttcgacaaaatttattttttaagacgTCAAACTTTTATCAACTCCTTTATAATtgcatttattaaaatattattacgtatacattatcaaaaaataattaccaaAGCCttgttaaaagataattaaaaatattaaaattgccAAAAACCGACCCAAATGACAAAAAAACTCTACAAGAAGTATATCTGAAATGCCATCTCCTCCAATTTGGTTTTACAATTACGGCGCACACAGATAAAGCTGCTGGTATGGGGCATGGTCAAAGACTCACGCATGACGGACACATTACACTCGGTTTAACACTTTCGAATGGGTTTTAATGGAACTCTAAtaatatcttttctttttctgcctGTGAAACCTATACTAAATACTtagtataaatattaattaattatgttttaagttaaattaaatattaacaagCCTAATGTTTTAAGTTATGTCACCAAAAACTAGGTTAAGAGACTGACaccataaattaattattaacttaattaattaattattaacttaagttaaaatcttttaattgagtctatattaaacttttttttatgttttctgaattttcaaaaatttataacCTTTTCATTTAGTCGTTATGTCTATCAATAGTTTATctcttttaagaaaataaaatgaaaatttatctattctaattgaaaaataaataaaagttagaaaagCTTTTTTGCAAGTCATTAATGCTTACAGTACCCTGTAAAATTCAGATATTACGTAGATAATTGTAATGGATATATTTGAATAGTAGCTacgattattttaattatggtGACGACAATATCACGTTTTCCTATCTAtagttatattaataattactaatatattttattttatttattttttaaaaaataatgatcaaaataaaattatatgtgaaAGAGGTAATAATTATAGAAGaatggtttaaaatttaattttatatacttttattttttttcttagatatatGCTGATGAAgcaattttgtaaaagttatttttataaaatgtgtattttcaaactactcattaatattttattttttagaaagatcaaatttatttctattaatatcttactgaataatttaatttaaattgtattttaaaattaattttttaaactaagtttatattttaaagtttattttaaaatgatttaatttaaaatttaaaaattaaaatttaaaaatatctatatttatttattgatatttacaaatttaaaaaaaaaattgatattttctcACGTATATTTAACAATAGGCAATAGGTCGATTTGGGTCGGATTCGGGTTTAAGGAGACAAATCTCACCCAATCCGAGTTTAATGTTTGGGATTCATATCTGACCATTTTGCTTCTCGGTTTAAGTGGGTTCGGATTTATTCGGATTGGTTAAAAACGGATGGATAACAGATTACccgaataaataaataaaaatgtaagatTGATAGGGATAAGTAATTTCCAACCTAGTTTCAGAGACCAAGTAGACGCCACTGCGCCGTAACCCACGAACCAGATCGACGAAGATCAGACCATATCACAGCAGATCGAACCAGATAGAAGCATAGTAGAGCAGATCGAGCAAGATGGAAGCAAACCAAAGCACATCAGAGCAGATTGGTCCACCGCACGCACTCACCTGACACGTCGCAAGCTTCGACTGCCTTCTAGGCACCccttcaaaaacaaaatcatttctgcaaaattatttttcagagtTAAGAGAGGTACTTACAGGTTGAGATGAAGGAAAGGATGAGACGAAAGATGAGAAAACGATAGTACTTATGGTGTTCCCACAGGACCAGAGGGATTTGGAAGTTCCTTTTGGATTTCAATCATATTGGAGATGCAGAAGAATAAGGAATGGCAATAGGAAATTAGCAAATTAGGGTTtgaaaatttagaattaatgaTACTGGGTCGGGTTGGGTATCCACGAATGTTTAATTTGATACTCGTATCCGACTATCTGTATCCGTatttatccaaatatttttatctgTTCAATTCGAACCCAAATTCATCAAACCGAATTCATATTTTCTCTCTCGGATTTAACAGTTTCGGACGGGTCGAGTAATTTTGCTCGGCCTAGTTAACAAGTACAAGTAATGACACTAACTTGTTGAAACGAGACAATGTGAGATAATGGGGCAGGTAAAACGAAAGAAGAgggttaatttgttttttacatTATCCAGTCTGTTTCTTAGAAAATAATGGATAAAGGTTAAGTTGTGTTTTGTGTACACGACTTCATTTGAAGACTTTTTTTTGTCAAATGTTAAATACCAGTGTCCTGGATCAGAGGAAGTCGGTTTAAGATAGAGAGGAGGAAGAGGAGATGTTGCCTCGGTATGGTGCCGAGAGTGGATACGGTATTAGGAGGAGTTGGAGTCAAACCGAGGGCATGAGAGGCTGGCATCTCGGTATTTCGTCTCGGTATGATGGCGAGGGGGAGGCATCGATCAGTTTTATATTTAGTGATATCTTTTGTTAGTAGAGtggttattatattttttaggtgTAGAAGATAGAAGATAATGCCGTTTCTGAAGAAAAGTggttatttttatgaaatatctTAGAATTAGATAAGGGGGgctttttagttattatttgcTGAATCTTGGAGATCAATATTTTGTAActgattataatataaataagagtATTACTCTCATGGTCAAGGGACAGAGTTTTTTTGGCCTAAGCAAGTcataaaactttctttttgttttggtgaGGAATTATC from Vigna unguiculata cultivar IT97K-499-35 chromosome 8, ASM411807v1, whole genome shotgun sequence encodes:
- the LOC114193896 gene encoding cucumisin-like: MNTLGFSHLLQILTCILLLTPSFSKDDRKIYIVYMGEHPKGIERTESLHTTMLQSVITSKVAPDTLVHNYKSFNGFVARLTKEESERMKGMDDVVSVIPNRVHSIQTSRSWNFIGFPENVQRSKVESNVIVGVLDTGIWPNSSSFTDGGFGPPPQKWKGTCQNFTCNNKIIGAKYIRLDSDFDKDDIISPIDTIGHGSHTASTAAGNSVKNANLFGLGVGTTRGGVPSARIAMYKVCWKSGCKTADILAGFDAAIIDGVDIISVSIGPSEVTLINYFDDVHAIGAFHAMKRGILTSKSAGNAGPRRSTTTNTAPWMISVAATTIDRKFFTKLHLGNGQMFQGFSLNTFSPTKKSYPLIYAGDAPAAGFNSSTSRYCRGNSLDTAKVKRKIVLCDGYSSSPYVGFASGAAGLIFSSTLNLLTGEIFALPAIHISASDGSSVSSYLKSTRNPEATISKSFEEKDSSALYVAPFSSRGPNMVTPNILKPDIAAPGVDILASWSALSSISGVKGDKRVSNLNIVSGTSMACPHVTGAAAYVKSFHPHWSPAAIKSALMTTATPMNPARNPDAEFAYGAGQINPLKAVNPGLVYDAGENDYISFLCGQGYNSSSLQKVTGDKSTCTSANKGSVLDLNLPSFTLSTPRSSHNNVTFGRTVTNVGSATSTYKATISAHPSSLNVEVVPNVLTFSSLGQKLSFTLRIEGSINADFVSFSLIWDDGTFKVRSPVVVYVP